The genomic stretch AAAAAGGATCTCAAGAAGATCCTTTGGATCACAAAAAAAAGCCCGCTCATTAGGCGGGTTAAATTCCCGGGTACTGCAGCCGATTCATTAATGCAGGTTAACCTGGCTTATCGAAATGTAAAACGACGGCCAGTAGACCGGCAGATCTGATATCATCGCCACTGTGGTGGAATTCATCCTCCACAGAAAGGATGACCCGATTGCCGGTGACGCCGGTGCGGATGGTGATCACCTGTCGCGGCGCCATGGCCTCCAGGCCGTTGTTTAACAGATTGAGGATCAACTGGCGGATTTGTTTTTCATCCATCCAGATGTCCGGCACAGGCGCAAGGTCGAACCGGATCTGCTTATTGACGTTGATGGCTAGGGCCTCCAGAAGGGGCGCCAGTTTCTGCACAACCTCGTTTACGTTATTCCGGGCAAAACAGTCGGCCTTTTTTCGAGATAAGGTCAGATATTCGGTGATGATCTGATTGGCGCGATCCAGTTCGGATATCATCAAGGCAAAGTATTCATCGTCATCACGGTACTGGGCTTTGCGCTGCAAGATCTGAAGGAAACCGCGCACCGTCTGCAAGGGATTGCGGATCTCATGTCCAAAGGCGCTGGCCAGTTGTCCCACCAGGTTCAGCCGATCCAGCCGCTGCAGTTCCTTCTCCAGGCGCCGCTGTTCGGTGATATCGTTGGTCACCGTCAGGATGTACTCACGCCCATCCAATTGCATCCGTTCCATCGACATGAGTCCGCTCCGCTCTTCGCCGGAACGGGTGCGAAAGATGATCTCCATGCTTTTAGCGGCGTCCTTTTTCAGCAGGATGTCGATCACCTTGGATTGGCCAGACCAGATGCCCAATTCCTCCGCCGTGCGTCCGATGATCTCTTCGCGGCGATAGCCGATGACGCGAAGGAAGCTCTCGTTCACGTGCACATAGCGGAGGCGCTGCAAGTCTTTGAGCGCCATGATGCTAGGACTCAGGTCGAAGGCTCTGCCAAGGACCTTCAGGCAATCTTCCTTCCGGCAAGACTTTCGTACCTGCTTGGGAGCGCCCGCGGGCCGCTCTCCTGCCATAGGGAATGGGGGATGAAAACAGCAGTTCAAGGCCTGATCACATCCGGTTATGAACAGCTCGTCCCGCATCACCTTACCCCCCAAAAAAACAATCAGCTTTTCATGGAAAAATTGGATACCAGCACTATTATAATGCAATTTTTGTTGCATAAGTCTTAATTTTTTGAAAAATCCTTATCGTTCATTTGCGAAAAGGAGGTTGGCTCTTCCTGTAAGATTATTGGAGCATATGAAAAGCGCCGGTTTTGAAACCAACGCTTCGTTACAAAACATATCCTCCAATAGGCGATTTTTCGTAAAGGGGAAAAATCCCGGCGAAAATCGCCGGGTTGCCTCGCCTTTTGCCCTTCTCAACTCGCAGAAAGAAAAGCCTGCTCCGGAGGAGAAACAGTCAAGGAAGGGATGAACAGTTCATGCCAGCGCATCACGATCCGGTAGTTGCTCTGCCCCCAGAAGACCACCCGCTGGGTATCCGCTTCCACTGTGATCTGCCAGATGTGACTCACGCCCGTCTTTTCCCATTGCCCGACGATATTTCCTGCTTCGTCATAGGCGACAATGCCTATGCCGTACCGGTCAACCAGGTTGTACACCCAGTAGGTATGCAGCCCCCACTGGAGCACAGGGTTGGTAGGACTCGACGCGCCGGTGTCGGGTCCCCAAGCAGCGGCTTCGACCAGGCCATAGGGGATCGGCGGATGGCTGACCGAGGGCACAGTCACCACCATAGGAATCGCTTGTTGCTCGTACATGGCATCACCTCCATCAAGATAAAAATAGATTTTCTTCAAAAATTCTGAAAATTCCTTCTTGTTTTCTTGAAAAAGCGAAAAATTATTTATTCACTCCGCCGTCTCCATCAATCTCTCCACATCGATGATCCGCACCGTCTCGAGGTGAAAGTCGATCAAGCCTTCGTCGCGCATGCGCGCCATCTCCCTGGACATAGACGGCCGGGACACGTTCAGGAAGTCGGCCAGTTCGTTCCGCTTCATGGGCAGTCGAAAGGTGGCGGCGCCGGATTTTTTGTGTTGCTCCAAAAAGAAGGTGCTCAACTTCCCACGCATGCTTTTGATGGACAGGTACTCCACTTTTTTATTCAGCATCATGGCCTTCTCGGAGATGATGCGGAGCATGTTCTGGATGAGCACACGGTGCCAAGCGCAACTGCGCTCACACTGCTCGACCAGTTTGCGCCGAGGGATGAAGAGCACCTGGCACTCCTCCTGGGCGATGACGGTAGCCGGCCAGACGGCATTGCTGGAAAAGACGACGATCTCGCCAAAAAGGCCGCCGGGGCGGACCACGGCCATCATCGACCGATGACCTGCCGCCGTTTCCTTGATCACCCGGGCTTCCCCCTTGAGCAAAATGCCGATGCTGTCAAAGGCTTCGCCCGCAAAAGCGATGGTGTCACTCTTTTTGTACTGATTCATCCTCGGCTCCAGGCATACCAGCATTTCCTTGACCACGGCAGGTTCCAGGCCGTCGAAAAGCGGGCACGCCGGCAGGAGGCGCTTGCCTTCCCTGTCCATGGGCTCATTCCTTCACCTGTGTTTTCGGTAGCCATGGCTACCGATTTTTTCGTCCAATTTTATTATAGTGAACATGCAAAGGCAAACCAATCCGAAGGAGGATAAAAGATATGAAACGCAAAATCGTCACCATCAACGAGGAAAAATGCAACGGCTGTGGGCTCTGTATCTCTGCCTGCCATGAAGGCGCCCTGCAGCTGATCAACGGCAAGGCCAAATTGGTCTCCGATGCCTACTGTGACGGCCTCGGCGACTGCCTCCCCGAGTGTCCCACCGACGCCATCACACTTGTCGAGCGGGATGCGGCACCTTTTGACGAAGCGGCCGTGAAAAAGCGCATAGAAGAACTGAAACACGGCGCTGCGGCTGCTCCTGCTGTTTATGCTCATGCCGGCACTTCCGCAGCCGCCGCTTCCGCCGCTTCCGCCGCTTCCGCTGCTTCCGCCGCTTCCGCCGCTTCCGCCGCTCCCGCCGCTCCCGCCGCTCCCGCTGCTTCCGCCACTCCCGCCGCTCCCGCCGCTTCCGCCGCTCCCGCTGCTTCCTTCGGCTGTCCCGGCATGAGGGCGCGGGTGTTCGAAAGGTCGTCCAGCGCGGAGAGCACCTCTCCTGGCGCCGCCCCTGTCGCTGCCAGCGCGGGCACCAACGCCGGAATCGGATCGGGCGCCGTCGCCGAATCGCAACTCGGCCAGTGGCCCTGCCAGTTGAAGCTCGTCTCCCCGCGGGCGCCTTATTTTGACAACTGCCGCCTGCTCATCGCCGCCGACTGCACTGCCTTCGCCTACGCCGGGATTCACCAGGACTTTATGAAGAACAAGATCACCCTGATCGGCTGCCCGAAGTTGGATGACATCGACTACGCCGAAAAACTGACGGAGATCCTGGCCACCCATGAGATCGAGAGTCTGACGGTGCTTCGGATGGAAGTCCCTTGCTGCGGCGGAATCGTCAATGCCGTGAAAAAAGCCCTTGCCGCCAGCGGCAAGATCATCCCCTGGCAGATTGTCATCATCGGCACCGACGGCCGCCTCGTCCAAGGGGTGTAAAGAAACCAGTTCCTGTCAGCCATCGAGCCCGTCATCGGCAACGTCTGCCATTAAAAAGCGCTAAACTGAGCGACATGGTAGAGCCAATCACAACTGGCCGCTCTATCATGTCGCTTTTTCATTTCTCATTCGCCCGGTTTCATCAACGTGTACAGACAGGCGGAGCAACGATAGACACTGAATCGGAAGCCTACGTTCACAACACGACGAAAACCGTCATATCCGCAATCAGGGCATTTCAATCCCGGCTCATCCTCTTCACCATCAGTCGGGCGATTCCATTCCCAACCGACGATGTTGCACTGAGAGCATTGACAATAATCGCCGCGGCTTCGATAGGTCCTGCTCCCGCAACTTGGACAAGTAACCTTATATGCCAATGGTCCCTCCCCCCTGAAACGATGGTATTGATGGCAAACAGCCGCTAAAGCTTATTTAATCCTCAACGGTATTCACCGCCGATGACCATGGCAGCCATGCGGTTTTTCAGCTCCTGCTCCAACCGGGCCAGTTCCGCCTCAGCTTCCCGACGTCTGACGCGGCCCTCTTGCTGTATTTTCAAGGTCTCTTCCAGCGTATTCATTAGGTTTTCCTGGGTCTTTTTCAACGTTGCCATATCGACGATGGCCCTTTCATTTTCCCGAGCAACACCGATCGTATTGGTCTTGAGCATCTCCGAGTTGCGCAGGAGCAGTTCATTGGTGGTGTCCGCGACCTGTCGCTGCATGGCCAGAGCCGCCTGTTGGCGTTGCAGCGTTAAGGCGAGCACGATCTGGTTTTTCCAGAGCGGGATCGTCGTCAAGATGGACGATTGAATCTTTTCCACCAACACATGGTCGTTGTTCTGAATCAGGCGGATCTGCGGTGCTGTCTGCAAGGTGACGGTGCGGCTGATCAACAGGTCGTGGACCTTCTTTTCCAGCCGATCGACAAATTGGAGGTGATCATTCAGCTCCTGCACAAGGGCTGTGTCATTGGTGGCGGCAGCTCGTTGCTGCAGTTGAGGAATGGTCTGGTTGCGTAGCTCCTCCAGTTTATGCTGGGCGGCAGCGATGTAGACGTTCAGTTCGTTGAAGTACTCCCGATTTTTGTGGAACAAGGTTTCAAGCAAGGTGATATCGCGCAGGAGTTGAAGGCGTGCTTTATCCAATTGGAGGCTGATCTGGTCGATCTCGCTGCCCAAGGTCTGGTAGCGGGCCAAGACCTTCTCGGCAGAACGCTTGGCCGAACTGAAGAACTTATTGAAGAAGCTGTCTTTCGATTCCAACAGGTCATCGGGATTGGCTTCCTTGAGTTTTTGCATCAAGTTGCCGAGAACCTCCCCGACGGTGCCGGAATCCTTGGCCCGCACATGATCGAGAATGTTGTCGGCAAAACGAGAAAGCTCCGACTGTACGGGCAAGCCGTATTGCAGCAAGGTTTGGGGGTTTTTCACATCGATTTGCTTGGCTAGGGCCAACGCTTTTTGCTGCTGATCGGCGGGCAGGGCGGCGAGGGTTACTGCCGGCTCGGGTCGGCTTTCCGCTAAAGAAGGCGCGGCGGGCGACTGGGGCGACACCACCGGGGTAGGTGTTACGGGCGCCTGGATGCGGTCGAAGGGGCCGGGAATGTCAAAAGGATCCGTCTGATTCGCTGTGGTCATTTTTTCTCTCCTTTCGAATCAAGGGTCTGCTTTAACACATTGACTTCCACCTCAAGCTCCAGCAGATCTTTGGCCAGGAGTTTGTTCAACTGTTCCTCATAGGCGTGAATAAGGTCTTGCAATCCCGCATGGGTCTTTTCCAGGGCGTTGCGAATCTCATCATTGGAAATAGGTTGGCTGGACAGGAGCGAGTACTTATCCAAGATGGTGACGGTGGCGTCAAGATAATGGTTGAAAAAAGACTGCACTTTGCTGATCTGTCGGAGGTCTTTCTCGGTGATGTCAAGGATCTGTTCGGCGATTTTATAGAGGCGTGTCACTTTGAGCCAGATGGAGAGGGAACGGACTTTGAAACGATAGCGCCCGATGACTTTCCATTTGCGACGGGCTTCCTTATGGGTTTTTTCCAGGTAATGAGGATCTGTGCCATCGATCAGTGAATGCCGGGCAGGCGGTAAAGCAAAACGACGCTGAATTCCTTTCGAAGTCACGAAATAGGCCACACCGCCGAGGACCAGTGCCGGTACGATTTCAATTCCACCCAACAGATAGGTCACCAGAAAGGTCGTGACCGCAATCGAACCGGAGAAAAAGATGCGCAACCCGGAAATCACGATTTCTTTCACGAACTCACCTCCGAAGACTGGCTGAGTCGTTGCTTTCTTCGACGATATCTATTATATCGTATCAGAAACCGCGCGTCTTTCATTCAAAAAAACGGATCGACAAAGCAGGGGTTGACCTGACGACCTCTCGGGCTCAGGCGCAACCCCTGCTTTTCTCCACGATTTGTTATTGGAAAGGGTGGCATGCGACCGCTATAATCGTCACAAAAGGAGGATTCCCGATGGTTGAAATCAATGATCGCCCAGTGAATGACCGTCAGCATAACCGCCTACATCATCACGGAAATGATCGTCTACATCACCAGAGCATCGAGGACTTTGTAGGGGAACTGACCGCCTTCGCGTCACCCCAAGTCTTCAATCCCTGGCGGGATTATCATCCCGATACCGATATCAGCCCTGACGCACCGGAGATCCGCAGGGTGCACCTGAAACAATACCTCCGGCTCCGCAAAGAGGCGAAGTTTCTCTTTGTCGCCGAAGCAGCGGGCTATCAGGGCGGCCATTTCTCCGGCGTGGCCCTCACATCGGAGCGGATGCTGCTGGGAAACCACACCGATATATCGCCGGCTATGATCCTCGGCGGTCACATGGCCGGACGGACAAGCAGCCCCGCCTCCCCCCACTTGAAGCCGGCCCAGCGTGCATCGGGCTTCGCCGAACCGACGGCAACGGTGGTATGGAAGGAGATTCTACATAACGGCCTCTCTCCTTTTGAGGTGATCCTGTGGAACATCTTCCCCTTTCACCCGTATAACGCGAAAAAGGGACTGCTCAGCAACCGCACGCCCACAAAGAAAGAACTGGCGGTGGGGGCAACCTTTTTGGGGAAACTGCTGACTGTAGCGCCCGGGGCGGAGGATCTGCTCGTGATCGCCATCGGCGGACATGCAGCGGAGACGCTGGCGAAGATGGGGGTCCCTCACCGCCATGTGCCGCACCCGTCGAATGGGGGGACACCGGGGTTTCGGAGGGGGATGAGGGGAATACTGCAACTGGAAGGCTTAAAAAGCCAGCTTAGGCGATCTTTTCCATGAAAGCAACCAATTCATCAGGGTAATAATGTGATTCCCGAACCTCTGCAAAAGCGTTTCGGGTGACGAGTCACGTCACTTAACCCGACGTAAAGTCTCTTCCTGTTCAATCGACCGACGGCAAAGAGCATCGAGGATAATCTGATGCTTCTGTTGACCCTCGTTCAGTTTCGAAACCATGCCTTTAATGAAATTGATATCTTCAGCGGTTCGTCGATGTGCAAGAAAGGTACAGGCCAGACCCAAAAAGGAAAACCGCCAGCCCAGCGCTGACGGTTCTCTCTCACTTGTCTCATTATCGAAAAAGCTGCTTCAGTTCTGCCTTCAAGAGCTTCAGATTCAGTACAAAGTGACCCAAGACGAAGGCGACCATCCCAAAACCCAGCCAGATGTGCAGGTCCTTCATGGAGTCTGTCTAAAAACCCCCCTCAAGAGAGGGCAAAAAGCAAGACGTTTTTATATGGAAATCGGTGGAATTTAAAGGGAATTTGACTCTTCGCGTCGAAGGATATAGGTACAAAGACTGTTTATAGCGAGGCGATGTACCTTGTTTCGATTCGATGTGGATCCCCAAGTTAGCTTTTACGACTTTGCAGCCCTCTGGGACCAACTTGTGCCTGCCGATTCCGTCTTTCGCCTGTTTCGTGAATTGGCGCCCCTATTAATACAACCGGAGGATTTTACAGGTCTCTATTGCCTTGACAACGGACGTCCCAGTCATGCGGCCCGGCAGATGACGATGGCCTGCATGTTACAGGAAATGCTGGGCGAAACAGACCGGGGGATGGAAGCACAGACACGTGTGAACATCGAGGTCAAGTTTGCGTTAGGAATGGCCCTCGATGAACCGGGCATTGATCACGCCAATTTTGGCGTCCACCGGCAACGGCTCATCCAAAAGGAACTTGATAAGGTCTATCTCGATCGCTTTATCCGGTTGATGTACTACCTGGGCGTTTTGACAGGGAAAGAACCTTGGATAACGGACACGACCCATGTCATAGCTCCCATCAGTGCCCCCACGACCATCGAACTGATCCGCCAAGCCATGCGCCTGTTGGTGCGTCTTTTGGCGAAGCAATACAGTGTTCCATGGCATGCAATCCCCCATGCCCCTCGGGCGGTACGTTACCTGGAAACAGTGACGGAAGTGAAAGAGCATAACCTGGACGATAAGGCCAAAATGGAACGGCTTGTTGAAGTGGTCAGCGAGGCTGACGAACTGCTGGCCTACGTGGAGTCATCGGAGGCTTCGTGGAAGAAGAAGCCCGATGTCATTCATTACGCCCTTTTGCTTTGCCGTATCCTCCGTGAACGAATCATTCGGAAAGATGATGGAACTCTTGAGATAGCCCCCGGCGGTTCTGTCAAAGATATGATAGTTTCGGCTGTAGACAGCGAAGCCCGTTTCGGTTGTAAGGGCAAGACGAAATGGCGCGGGTATAAGATGGCCATCGTCGAAGTCGGAAATTCCGGATTTATCGCCGCCGCCGAGGCCATGAAAGCCAACGACTATGACGGCTCCAGTCTGGTGCCGTTAGCGGATCAGCTTCCCACCGATTGTGTAGAAAACCCGACGATCATTGGAGATACCCACTATGGTGCGGGCGATGACCGTGTCACCCTCAAGGAAAAAGGCATTGACGTAGTGGCGCCACTTTCACCAAAGACAAAATGTGATATCCTCGCGGGCGAGGGATTTCAAGTTTCCGAAGACCAAACACAACTGATCTGCCCGAGAGGAAAAGTCATCACCACCTATTCGGAAGTGGCAGATGGGAAGAACTTCGTGCTTCGCGCCAAGGACCATGATTGCAAGCACTGCCCTCGTTACACGACCTGTTTTAAAGAAAAGAAACATCGGCGCACGATTTTTATTCACAACGCCTATGGTGTCATGCTCGAGGCGGCAAAGCACTCCCAAACGAAAATCTATAAGGAACAGATGCGTCTTCGCAGCCGCATCGAAGCCAAGCAAAATGAACTGGTCAACCGTTACGGACTGCGCCGGGTTCGCCGTATCGGAAAACGAAATCTGGCTTATGCCGCCCGGCTCAGCGCGTTAGCGGCGAACTTTCAAAAACTCAACCGTCTACGAAATGATAAGAATGCAACCATGGTGTTGGAGGTGAGCGCCTTACGCGGTGTTGCTTTCAAAAAAGCCGCATAAGGTGCAAGGGGGAGATCTGCCCTTTTTGAGGAAAATCCTCAAAAAGGGCTGCTGAGACCGATAAAAAGACTCTGGTTTTTTGCTGTTTGTATTAAAAAATCATGCTTTTGCAAGGGCTGGCTAGGAATTTGCTTATTTTCTAGACGGCCTCTCATGGTCGAAACGGTCATCCCGAGGAATGTCCAACCTTTGGCTGCTGACGGGCCATGGGGCGCGATGAAGAGGCCCAGGCCGGTGACGGCGACGACCAGTCCAAGCAGCGCCAAGGTGACGGAGATGATGCCTTTTACTTTGCTGACAGCGGAACCGTCCGCTTTGGCTTTTGCATGTATAGGGTCTACCGTCGTCTGATTTGTGATGGAGCTCATCTTGAAACCTCCCAGATTATTTGTTGTTTCTGCCGATGTCTATACTGTACCAGCAGAAACTGAAATCAATCTGAAAAGCTTTGCGTAATCTTTGTGCAGACAAAACAAGTCTGCCCCAAGGTCTGGCTAGCGCTGCGCATCGATGACCTCCCTCACTCTTCTCCCTGGCAAAAACTTTTCTTCATTGCCAATCCTTTACTTTTCTTATCGTCCGCGCCTGCTCTCTGATTGAGAAAAAAACGCCGCCTTCAAGGCGATTGCTCTTGAAAGCGGCGCTTTTCTTTAGGCCATGATTTTGCAGATGTTGTTGGAAAAGGCAACGGGGTCTTCGACAGGCAATCCTTCGATCAACAATGCCTGGTTGTACAGCAGGTCGGTATAGAGCTTGAACTTCTCTGGATCTTCTTGCCGCGCCGCTTTCAAAGCCTGGAAGACGGCATGGTTGACGTTGATCTCCAACACCTTGTCCGCCTTGATGTCCGGGTTGTTCGGCATGGTCTTGAGAATCTTCTCCATCTCGATGGTCAGGTCGCCCTCATTGGAGAGGCAGACAGGATGTTGCTTCAGTCGCTTCGACGCCTTGACCGCTTTGACTTTATCCGCCAGGAGGGTTTTCATCTCGGCGAAAAGTGCTTGATTTTCCTGCTTGTCCGCTTCGGAAGCTTCCTTATTTTCTTCCGCCTCAATGCCCAGATCGCTGCTCGAAACAGACTTAAATTCTTTTTCTTTATAGGTCCGCAGCATGCGGATAGCAAACTCGTCTACATCGTCGGTGAAGTAAAGGATCTCATAGCCTTTGTCGGCGACCAGTTCGGTCTGGGGCAGTTTGTCGATGCGCTCGATGGAGTCGCCGGCGGCGTAGTAGATATACTTCTGCTTTTCGGGCATGCGGGAGACATACTCGGAGAGGGTGACCAGCTTCTTCTCTTTTGAGGAATAGAAGAGCAGCAGATCTTGGAGCACATCCTTGTGGGCGCCGAAGTCGCTGTAGAGGCCGTATTTCAGTTGCTTGCCGAAGGATTTGAAAAATTCGACGTACTGGTCGCGGTCGTTTTGCAGGAGGTCTTCCAGTTCGCTCTTGATCTTGGCCTTGATGTTCTTGGCGATCAGCTTCAGTTGTCGGTCATGCTGCAGCAGTTCGCGAGAGATGTTCAGCGACAGGTCTTCCGAGTCGACCATGCCTTTGACGAAGCTGAAGTAGTCGGGCAGCAGGTCGGCGCACTTGTTCATGATCAGCACGCCGTTGGCGTAGAGCTCCAAGCCCTTTTCGTAGTCTTTGGTATAGAAGTCAAAGGGCATCTTCTCAGGGATGAAGAGGACGGCCTTGTAGCTGATGGTGCCTTCGGCGTTGATATGGATGTAGCGGATGGGCTTGTCGAAACCGAAGTGTTTTTCGGCGTAAAAATTTTCGTAGTCTTCCTTGGTCAGCTCATTCTTGTTCTTCTTCCAGATGGGCACCATGCTGTTAAGGGTCTGCTCTTCTGTATACTGTTCGTACTCCTTGTCGCTGCCCGCTTTGAGGCGCGACTTGGTTACGTCCATCTTGATGGGATAGCGGATGAAGTCAGAGTACTTCTTGATGATCGACTTGATGCGATATTCTTCCAGAAATTCATCGTAATTCTCATCGTCGGTGTTCGCCTTGATTTTGAGGATGACCTCGGTGCCGACGGTAGCTTTCGTCCAGGGCTCGATGGTGTAGCCTTCGGCACCTTTTGATTCCCACTTGTAAGCTCTGTCGCTGCCCAGGGCTCGGCTGATGACGGTGACCACATCAGCAACCATGAAGGCAGAGTAGAAACCGACGCCGAACTGACCGATGATGTCGAAGCCGTCTTTCAGTTCGTTTTCCTTCTTGAAGGCGAAGGAACCGCTCTTAGCGATAACGCCCAGGTTCTCTTCCATCTCGGTCGAGGTCATGCCGATGCCGGTGTCGATGATCTTCAAGAGCCGGTTGGGCTTGTCTACTTCGACGCGTATGAAGTAATCCTCTTTGTTGAAGTGGAGCGATTCATCTGTCAAGGCTTTGTAGTAGATCTTATCGATGGCGTCGCTGGCGTTGGAGATGAGTTCTCTGAGGAAAATCTCCTTATGTGTGTAGATGGAGTTGACCATCAGATCGAGCAGTCGTTTCGATTCCGCTTGAAACTGTTTCACGGTCATTGAAGATCCCCCCTCCAATTGGTCTCGTATGTCTTCGGACGAAAGCGTTTAGCACTCTCGACAC from Heliomicrobium modesticaldum Ice1 encodes the following:
- a CDS encoding 5-bromo-4-chloroindolyl phosphate hydrolysis family protein, whose translation is MKEIVISGLRIFFSGSIAVTTFLVTYLLGGIEIVPALVLGGVAYFVTSKGIQRRFALPPARHSLIDGTDPHYLEKTHKEARRKWKVIGRYRFKVRSLSIWLKVTRLYKIAEQILDITEKDLRQISKVQSFFNHYLDATVTILDKYSLLSSQPISNDEIRNALEKTHAGLQDLIHAYEEQLNKLLAKDLLELEVEVNVLKQTLDSKGEKK
- a CDS encoding PAS domain S-box protein, whose product is MQQKLHYNSAGIQFFHEKLIVFLGGKVMRDELFITGCDQALNCCFHPPFPMAGERPAGAPKQVRKSCRKEDCLKVLGRAFDLSPSIMALKDLQRLRYVHVNESFLRVIGYRREEIIGRTAEELGIWSGQSKVIDILLKKDAAKSMEIIFRTRSGEERSGLMSMERMQLDGREYILTVTNDITEQRRLEKELQRLDRLNLVGQLASAFGHEIRNPLQTVRGFLQILQRKAQYRDDDEYFALMISELDRANQIITEYLTLSRKKADCFARNNVNEVVQKLAPLLEALAINVNKQIRFDLAPVPDIWMDEKQIRQLILNLLNNGLEAMAPRQVITIRTGVTGNRVILSVEDEFHHSGDDIRSAGLLAVVLHFDKPG
- a CDS encoding ATP-binding protein, which produces MKRKIVTINEEKCNGCGLCISACHEGALQLINGKAKLVSDAYCDGLGDCLPECPTDAITLVERDAAPFDEAAVKKRIEELKHGAAAAPAVYAHAGTSAAAASAASAASAASAASAASAAPAAPAAPAASATPAAPAASAAPAASFGCPGMRARVFERSSSAESTSPGAAPVAASAGTNAGIGSGAVAESQLGQWPCQLKLVSPRAPYFDNCRLLIAADCTAFAYAGIHQDFMKNKITLIGCPKLDDIDYAEKLTEILATHEIESLTVLRMEVPCCGGIVNAVKKALAASGKIIPWQIVIIGTDGRLVQGV
- a CDS encoding toxic anion resistance protein; translation: MTTANQTDPFDIPGPFDRIQAPVTPTPVVSPQSPAAPSLAESRPEPAVTLAALPADQQQKALALAKQIDVKNPQTLLQYGLPVQSELSRFADNILDHVRAKDSGTVGEVLGNLMQKLKEANPDDLLESKDSFFNKFFSSAKRSAEKVLARYQTLGSEIDQISLQLDKARLQLLRDITLLETLFHKNREYFNELNVYIAAAQHKLEELRNQTIPQLQQRAAATNDTALVQELNDHLQFVDRLEKKVHDLLISRTVTLQTAPQIRLIQNNDHVLVEKIQSSILTTIPLWKNQIVLALTLQRQQAALAMQRQVADTTNELLLRNSEMLKTNTIGVARENERAIVDMATLKKTQENLMNTLEETLKIQQEGRVRRREAEAELARLEQELKNRMAAMVIGGEYR
- the htpG gene encoding molecular chaperone HtpG; its protein translation is MTVKQFQAESKRLLDLMVNSIYTHKEIFLRELISNASDAIDKIYYKALTDESLHFNKEDYFIRVEVDKPNRLLKIIDTGIGMTSTEMEENLGVIAKSGSFAFKKENELKDGFDIIGQFGVGFYSAFMVADVVTVISRALGSDRAYKWESKGAEGYTIEPWTKATVGTEVILKIKANTDDENYDEFLEEYRIKSIIKKYSDFIRYPIKMDVTKSRLKAGSDKEYEQYTEEQTLNSMVPIWKKNKNELTKEDYENFYAEKHFGFDKPIRYIHINAEGTISYKAVLFIPEKMPFDFYTKDYEKGLELYANGVLIMNKCADLLPDYFSFVKGMVDSEDLSLNISRELLQHDRQLKLIAKNIKAKIKSELEDLLQNDRDQYVEFFKSFGKQLKYGLYSDFGAHKDVLQDLLLFYSSKEKKLVTLSEYVSRMPEKQKYIYYAAGDSIERIDKLPQTELVADKGYEILYFTDDVDEFAIRMLRTYKEKEFKSVSSSDLGIEAEENKEASEADKQENQALFAEMKTLLADKVKAVKASKRLKQHPVCLSNEGDLTIEMEKILKTMPNNPDIKADKVLEINVNHAVFQALKAARQEDPEKFKLYTDLLYNQALLIEGLPVEDPVAFSNNICKIMA
- a CDS encoding Crp/Fnr family transcriptional regulator is translated as MDREGKRLLPACPLFDGLEPAVVKEMLVCLEPRMNQYKKSDTIAFAGEAFDSIGILLKGEARVIKETAAGHRSMMAVVRPGGLFGEIVVFSSNAVWPATVIAQEECQVLFIPRRKLVEQCERSCAWHRVLIQNMLRIISEKAMMLNKKVEYLSIKSMRGKLSTFFLEQHKKSGAATFRLPMKRNELADFLNVSRPSMSREMARMRDEGLIDFHLETVRIIDVERLMETAE
- a CDS encoding uracil-DNA glycosylase; the encoded protein is MVEINDRPVNDRQHNRLHHHGNDRLHHQSIEDFVGELTAFASPQVFNPWRDYHPDTDISPDAPEIRRVHLKQYLRLRKEAKFLFVAEAAGYQGGHFSGVALTSERMLLGNHTDISPAMILGGHMAGRTSSPASPHLKPAQRASGFAEPTATVVWKEILHNGLSPFEVILWNIFPFHPYNAKKGLLSNRTPTKKELAVGATFLGKLLTVAPGAEDLLVIAIGGHAAETLAKMGVPHRHVPHPSNGGTPGFRRGMRGILQLEGLKSQLRRSFP
- a CDS encoding DUF4405 domain-containing protein; protein product: MSSITNQTTVDPIHAKAKADGSAVSKVKGIISVTLALLGLVVAVTGLGLFIAPHGPSAAKGWTFLGMTVSTMRGRLENKQIPSQPLQKHDFLIQTAKNQSLFIGLSSPF
- a CDS encoding IS1182-like element ISHmo2 family transposase; this encodes MFRFDVDPQVSFYDFAALWDQLVPADSVFRLFRELAPLLIQPEDFTGLYCLDNGRPSHAARQMTMACMLQEMLGETDRGMEAQTRVNIEVKFALGMALDEPGIDHANFGVHRQRLIQKELDKVYLDRFIRLMYYLGVLTGKEPWITDTTHVIAPISAPTTIELIRQAMRLLVRLLAKQYSVPWHAIPHAPRAVRYLETVTEVKEHNLDDKAKMERLVEVVSEADELLAYVESSEASWKKKPDVIHYALLLCRILRERIIRKDDGTLEIAPGGSVKDMIVSAVDSEARFGCKGKTKWRGYKMAIVEVGNSGFIAAAEAMKANDYDGSSLVPLADQLPTDCVENPTIIGDTHYGAGDDRVTLKEKGIDVVAPLSPKTKCDILAGEGFQVSEDQTQLICPRGKVITTYSEVADGKNFVLRAKDHDCKHCPRYTTCFKEKKHRRTIFIHNAYGVMLEAAKHSQTKIYKEQMRLRSRIEAKQNELVNRYGLRRVRRIGKRNLAYAARLSALAANFQKLNRLRNDKNATMVLEVSALRGVAFKKAA